One window of Triplophysa rosa linkage group LG10, Trosa_1v2, whole genome shotgun sequence genomic DNA carries:
- the LOC130560248 gene encoding gap junction delta-2 protein-like, whose protein sequence is MGEWTILERLLEAAVQQHSTMIGRILLTVVVIFRILIVAIVGETVYDDEQTMFVCNALQPGCNQACYDKAFPISHIRYWVFQIIMVCTPSLCFITYSVHQSAKPKERRFSTATVYLSVDNKEQDSLKREELKNQKIKNTIVNGVLANTDNSTKEPEPDCLEAKELLGSSTKPIKSKLRRQEGISRFYIIQIVFRNALEIGFLVGQYFLYGFNVPAVYECDRYPCIKEVECYVSRPTEKTVFLVFMFAVSGFCVVLNLAELNHLGWRKIKTAVRGVQARRKSIYEIRNKDQPRMTMPNFGRTQSSDSAYV, encoded by the exons ATGGGGGAATGGACCATACTAGAGAGACTCCTGGAGGCTGCTGTCCAGCAGCACTCCACTATGATAGGGAG GATCCTACTAACAGTAGTGGTAATCTTCCGGATCCTAATCGTGGCTATAGTGGGTGAGACGGTGTACGACGACGAGCAAACCATGTTCGTGTGCAACGCCTTGCAGCCGGGCTGTAACCAGGCGTGTTACGACAAGGCTTTCCCCATATCTCACATCAGATATTGGGTATTTCAGATCATAATGGTGTGCACGCCCAGTCTTTGCTTCATCACCTATTCGGTCCATCAGTCGGCGAAGCCCAAGGAGAGGCGCTTCTCCACCGCCACCGTCTACCTGTCGGTGGACAATAAAGAGCAAGACTCGTTGAAACGAGAGGAGCTCAAGAACCAGAAGATCAAGAACACCATCGTGAACGGAGTACTCGCCAACACGGACAACTCCACCAAGGAGCCCGAGCCCGACTGCCTGGAGGCCAAAGAGCTGCTCGGTTCGAGCACGAAGCCCATCAAGTCGAAATTGAGACGCCAGGAGGGCATCTCGAGGTTCTACATCATTCAGATCGTGTTCAGAAACGCTCTGGAAATCGGCTTTCTGGTGGGCCAGTACTTCTTGTACGGATTCAACGTGCCCGCTGTGTACGAGTGCGACCGCTACCCGTGCATCAAGGAGGTGGAGTGTTACGTCTCCAGGCCCACGGAGAAGACCGTGTTCCTCGTCTTCATGTTCGCGGTGAGCGGCTTTTGCGTGGTCCTCAACCTGGCCGAGCTCAACCACTTGGGCTGGCGCAAGATCAAAACGGCCGTGCGGGGCGTGCAGGCCCGCAGGAAGTCCATCTATGAGATCAGGAACAAAGATCAGCCCCGGATGACCATGCCCAACTTCGGCCGCACGCAGTCCAGTGACTCTGCGTACGTGTAA